One Periophthalmus magnuspinnatus isolate fPerMag1 chromosome 15, fPerMag1.2.pri, whole genome shotgun sequence genomic window carries:
- the prom2 gene encoding prominin-2, which produces MGTSENTRRRLGRWQVMELVMVMVVLVGSGLCQVVPSQSPCPEGATPHSLEQPVYEESVRPVGDFMASFVQSFLNTVQPKPFPKDLVLEIVQDPGNTLSNQEFVKEVLVYGTGFLVCVAIGVLYIVLMPIVGLFLACCRCCGNCGGKMQQKQTSSIHCRRRALYSATFVTTVIILAGNICMFRSNESLKRSVDSSTVEINVALSNINTFLTAVPQQVQFVVNESYVTIEEVTKNLDAIGPQLGSEIQKQFESTFTPALQSLIILDQEVVNTSALLKKLNTSLNNLESNASTIQIEITNVKNEINETLSKPDCTNCENMKPELNKLTVDTSIDTSSLDELQTALNEMIKADLNSKIKEVEMQFKNIPESVTNDTREVVKSSKAELAKIKSQISNISTDLPLSSLNDVLTQLENFQANISTYSPEVERVEYIRWCVCITLCCVILLVVVCNVFGLALGPLGLKSKVEPTKRSCTSDCGGTFFMMGAGFSFLISWLFMILVLILFLIGANAYTLLCKPWRNGELLQLLDTPGVIPGFNLSETFGANITISSIYRDCEEDKPAWSVFQFNQHINLDDLLNVSKYTDEIKKDFEDTNIDLSPINFLTPEVKDQLKSFASKSGNIDFSTTVQEINNFTKVNLNTTADKLDQLAQIQTGQIKMELKNEAQKLRKIQADIETVIFPQLTTVSSTIDELKTTLTKSNATVGEVLRSVGVAQDFFNKNATQIVKTESGQFLDCQLGYFTAFADWARNMITQELGRCGPVAGAVDSANIIICSNMVESLNAFWFSLGWCMIFLIPSIIFSIKLAKYYRRMKYNDVFDTHINMINIPRPTMRIS; this is translated from the exons ATGGGGACATCTGAGAACACAAGGAGGCGTCTGGGGAGGTGGCAAGTCATGGAGTTAGTGATGGTGATGGTGGTGCTGGTGGGCTCAGGTCTGTGCCAGGTGGTCCCCTCTCAGAGCCCCTGTCCTGAAGGAGCTACCCCCCACAGTCTGGAGCAGCCAGTGTATGAAGAGTCTGTGAGACCAGTGGGAGACTTCATGGCTTCTTTTGTCCAGTCTTTTCTCAACACAGTGCAGCCCAAACCATTTCCTAAAG ATCTAGTTCTTGAAATCGTACAAGATCCCGGCAATACATTGAGTAATCAGGAATTTGTCAAAGAA GTGCTGGTGTATGGAACAGGGTTCCTGGTGTGCGTAGCCATTGGGGTCTTGTACATCGTGCTTATGCCCATAGTTGGTTTGTTCTTGGCCTGCTGTCGCTGCTGTGGTAACTGTGGAGGCAAGATGCAGCAGAAACAGACCTCCTCCATTCACTGTCGCCGAAGAGCGCTGTACTCGGCCACATTCGTCACCACTGTCATCATACT AGCTGGGAATATTTGTATGTTTAGAAGCAACGAATCACTCAAAAGAAGCGTGGACAGCAGCACGGTGGAGATAAACGTAGCTCTCAGTAACATCAATACGTTTCTCACTGCTGTGCCTCAG caagtccagtttgttgtaaaTGAGAGCTACGTCACTATAGAGGAAGTCACCAAAAACCTTGATG CGATCGGGCCGCAGTTGGGAAGTGAAATTCAGAAACAATTTGAATCAACGTTCACTCCAGCTCTTCAGTCTCTGATTATTCTGGACCAAG AGGTTGTAAACACCAGTGCTCTTCTGAAGAAGCTCAATACATCTCTCAACAATTTGGAGTCCAACGCGAGCACGATCCAGATCGAGATCACTAATGTTAAAAACGAAATAAACGAGACCTTATCCAAACCAGATTGTACTAACTGTGAGAATATGAAGCCTGAACTCAACAAACTCACAGTGGACACCTCCATTGAT ACCTCCAGTCTCGATGAGCTACAGACAGCATTGAATGAAATGATAAAAGCTGACCTTAATTCAAAAATcaaagag GTTGAAATGCAGTTCAAAAACATTCCAGAGAGCGTGACCAACGACACAAGGGAGGTTGTTAAAA GCAGCAAGGCAGAGCTGGCGAAAATCAAAAGCCAGATTTCCAACATCTCTACAGACCTCCCATTGTCCAGTCTCAATGATGTTTTAACTCAGCTGGAAAACTTTCAGGCAAACATTAGCACATACTCACCCGAAGTCGAGCGAGTGGAGTACATCAG GTGGTGCGTGTGTATCACCCTGTGCTGTGTGATTCTTCTGGTGGTGGTGTGTAATGTCTTTGGTCTGGCTCTGGGTCCTCTGGGTCTAAAGTCCAAAGTGGAGCCAACAAAGCGCTCGTGTACATCTGACTGTGGAGGGACCTTCTTCATGAT GGGCGCTGGTTTTAGCTTCCTTATTTCCTGGCTGTTCATGATTTTGGTGCTGATCCTCTTCCTGATTGGTGCGAATGCCTATACATTGTTGTGTAAACCATGGAGAAATGGAGAATTGCTACAG CTCCTTGACACTCCAGGTGTAATTCCTGGATTTAACCTGAGTGAAACCTTTGGGGCCAACATAACCATTTCTAGTATTTACCG AGATTGTGAAGAAGATAAGCCTGCATGGTCTGTCTTTCAATTCAATCAACACATAAATCTTGATGACCTGCTCAATGTATCCAAA TACACGGATGAAATTAAGAAGGACTTTGAGGACACCAACATCGACCTGTCCCCTATCAATTTCCTCACTCCAGAAGTGAAAGACCAACTAAAGAGTTTTGCCTCAAAATCAGGCAACATTGATTTTTCAACAACAGTTCAGGAG ATAAATAACTTCACCAAGGTGAACTTGAACACCACAGCAGACAAACTTGACCAATTGGCACAAATA cAAACTGGTCAAATCAAAATGGAACTTAAAAATGAAGCCCAGAAACTAAGAAAAATCCAGGCTGATATCGAGACTGTCATATTTCCCCAACTG ACAACAGTAAGCTCAACCATCGATGAGCTGAAAACAACACTGACAAAAAGCAAT GCCACGGTGGGGGAGGTGCTGAGGAGCGTGGGAGTAGCACAAGACTTCTTCAACAAAAATGCAACTCAGATCGTGAAGACC GAAAGTGGGCAGTTTTTGGACTGTCAGTTGGGATACTTCACTGCCTTTGCTGACTGGGCCCGAAATATg ATCACACAGGAGCTGGGTCGCTGTGGGCCGGTCGCAGGAGCTGTGGACTCTGCTAACATAATTATATGCTCCAATATGGTGGAGTCTCTG aATGCGTTCTGGTTCAGCCTGGGGTGGTGCATGATCTTTCTCATCCCAAGTATCATCTTTTCCATCAAACTGGCCAAATACTACAGGAGAATGAAGTACAATGATGTGTTTGA TACCCACATAAACATGATCAACATCCCCAGACCCACAATGCGAATCAGTTGA
- the LOC117382156 gene encoding BLOC-2 complex member HPS6: MARFVLEQTSDFLDYNGGANLAEVLTQRSSDLSDVRVSPEGRHIHVILRTPTAGLVTFDKYQRPHLALSQKKQDLCLTRTVPILDLLYLTQNSTDSAVLAVIYDNGKAEFWRFRESKPGWHLLQTSDLCNSPRAKVVSVCACANSIIWCEERPPSESSPVLSSSRNKLRYCVCRRDFEVEEGGVVLRGVKIALHNNPKFTVISSGDYVYLLPDLKTKPLVIINKVILGWSPRRDTFRLSTTCKSTPIKEDTLSTKESDFKRLLADCLGFLSVLDSPEICSYSSTGCGGLALLLSSGWACFLQKEGILRQVYKLDYNLHTFGPHTSLCMYQETLALLTDQSLHLIDVNCGTERGTIKIKNAGLLFRNPNEKSMPQFVSEEGIYVVTETKDVNSKLKSSGSSKVESIQPGALLIEAVFEEACKYYQQRSLSSTRLTVDALKKGGRFQAPISLATILRTYLRTGWRHREEQNGILNGDEAVAGQDKLMSSLESELKALVALEEIKGRLVKGSVKEVEALCENLVETEVSRLLSSAEIDKDSLLYLNTIFKLFPCQAWRAVQATLQFHYNGEGLSSSSLHEIWKTVLSPAPTSPVSNHCTNGEYKHSLNANHITNSKLKVPSVPAVMPVFELLCHSVYLFEPSWLPSFLELSQQQQGSAGLALSLVSSSWGFPSGRGAESSDKNVPLYKRALSVVSSLSSDQEQSQDLEVELLLVSGRPNAILQALRILMGRQQWDRVTQVAKKFCKQSPLLNKEIFSTLLCEVAQHRELDPYLELLWSLCPEDITVTNILNMVLKNLPSPKSNSSLSFPLSTAATSSPAPFANSQSSQLTIGLLKPLLRKVLERETKSNQGYVDILQSPSYPPPTPPRQPVERPRTGTSESTESDNPVSTMVGS, encoded by the coding sequence ATGGCACGGTTTGTGTTGGAGCAAACATCAGATTTCCTGGACTACAACGGTGGAGCTAATCTGGCTGAAGTTttgacacagaggagcagcgaCCTGTCAGATGTACGAGTCAGTCCAGAAGGACGCCACATTCACGTTATCCTACGCACACCCACCGCGGGGCTTGTGACTTTTGACAAATACCAAAGACCCCATCTTGCCTTATCCCAGAAGAAGCAGGATTTATGCTTAACCCGGACTGTTCCTATTTTGGATCTATTGTACTTGACGCAAAACTCCACAGACTCCGCAGTTCTCGCAGTGATTTATGACAATGGAAAAGCGGAGTTTTGGAGATTTCGGGAGTCCAAACCAGGCTGGCATTTGCTCCAAACGTCAGATTTGTGCAACAGCCCTCGAGCTAAAGTGGTATCAGTGTGTGCATGCGCTAACTCGATTATTTGGTGCGAGGAAAGGCCCCCCTCTGAGAGCTCTCCTGTCCTGAGCTCTTCAAGGAATAAACTGAGGTACTGTGTTTGTAGGAGGGACTTTGAGGTGGAGGAGGGCGGGGTTGTTTTGAGAGGGGTCAAGATTGCACTGCACAATAATCCTAAATTCACTGTCATTAGTTCAGGGGATTATGTTTATCTTCTGCCAGACTTAAAAACCAAACCATTGGTCATCATCAACAAGGTCATCCTCGGTTGGTCTCCTCGCCGGGACACTTTCAGGTTAAGCACCACTTGTAAAAGTACCCCAATCAAAGAAGACACCTTATCAACCAAAGAATCTGACTTTAAAAGATTGCTTGCAGACTGTTTAGGTTTCTTATCAGTACTGGACTCCCCTGAGATCTGTTCATACTCATCTACAGGTTGTGGAGGTTTGGCACTTCTGCTCAGCTCAGGGTGGGCGTGTTTTCTGCAAAAAGAAGGTATACTCCGTCAAGTTTATAAACTGGACTATAACTTGCATACATTTGGTCCCCACACCAGCCTCTGCATGTACCAGGAAACTCTAGCTTTACTGACAGACCAATCACTTCATCTTATAGACGTAAACTGTGGTACAGAACGTGGgacgataaaaataaaaaatgcagggTTGCTATTTAGAAATCCGAATGAGAAAAGCATGCCGCAGTTTGTCTCAGAGGAGGGGATCTATGTAGTAACAGAAACAAAGGATGTAAATTCAAAGTTAAAATCTTCCGGATCAAGTAAAGTGGAGAGCATTCAGCCTGGAGCGCTCCTGATTGAAGCTGTCTTCGAAGAGGCGTGTAAATATTATCAACAGAGAAGTCTAAGCAGCACTAGACTCACGGTGGACGCACTGAAAAAAGGAGGAAGGTTCCAGGCTCCTATCTCATTAGCCACTATCCTCAGGACCTATCTCAGGACAGGATGGAGGCACAGGGAGGAGCAAAATGGCATCCTAAATGGCGATGAGGCTGTAGCAGGACAGGATAAATTGATGAGTTCTCTCGAGTCGGAGTTGAAAGCTTTGGTTGCTCTGGAGGAGATCAAAGGTCGCCTGGTGAAGGGCAGTGTCAAAGAGGTGGAAGCACTGTGTGAGAATCTGGTGGAGACAGAGGTGTCCAGACTTCTGTCGTCTGCGGAGATCGATAAAGATTCACTGCTTTACCTTAACactatttttaaactgttcCCTTGTCAAGCTTGGAGGGCAGTTCAGGCCACGCTTCAGTTTCACTACAATGGGGAGGGTTTGTCCAGCAGTTCTCTTCATGAAATCTGGAAAACTGTGTTAAGTCCTGCTCCTACCTCCCCTGTTAGCAATCATTGCACCAATGGGGAGTACAAGCATAGCCTGAATGCTAATCATATCACTAATTCGAAACTGAAAGTGCCAAGTGTGCCTGCTGTCATGCCCGTGTTCGAACTGCTGTGCCACTCGGTGTACCTGTTTGAACCTAGCTGGCTGCCTTCATTCCTAGAGTTgtcccagcagcagcaggggTCAGCCGGGCTAGCTCTGAGCCTAGTTTCTTCATCGTGGGGGTTTCCTAGCGGGAGAGGAGCTGAAAGCAGTGACAAAAATGTGCCATTGTACAAACGCGCCTTGTCTGTGGTCTCAAGCCTAAGCTCAGATCAAGAGCAGAGCCAGGACTTGGAAGTAGAGTTGTTGCTGGTTAGTGGACGACCCAATGCCATCCTTCAAGCTCTGAGGATTCTAATGGGCAGACAACAGTGGGATAGGGTCACCCAAGTAGCCAAGAAATTCTGCAAACAAAGTCCACTTCTAAACAAGGAAATCTTCAGTACATTACTGTGTGAAGTGGCACAACACAGAGAACTGGACCCTTATCTGGAGCTACTGTGGTCGCTTTGCCCTGAAGACATCACTGTGACAAACATACTCAACATGGTTCTAAAAAATCTGCCTTCTCCAAAATCAAATTCATCCTTGTCTTTCCCCTTGTCCACTGCAGCCACCTCTTCCCCGGCCCCATTCGCAAACTCTCAGAGCAGTCAGCTGACCATCGGCCTGCTCAAACCTCTACTCCGAAAAGttctggagagagagacaaaaagtaATCAGGGCTATGTGGACATCCTACAGTCACCATCATACCCCCCTCCTACACCCCCCCGGCAGCCCGTGGAGCGGCCCAGGACGGGCACAAGTGAGAGTACAGAGTCCGACAATCCAGTGTCCACAATGGTCGGATCATGA